Proteins from a genomic interval of Chitinispirillales bacterium:
- a CDS encoding enoyl-[acyl-carrier-protein] reductase gives MLPIDLTGKIAFVAGVADDNGYGWAIAKRLAQAGAKILVGTWPPVLEIFTKSLERNKLDTKLHDGKELKITEIFPLDAVFDFPEDVPQDVKENKRYAGITGYTVSEVAKKVYEKYGKIDILVHALANGPEVKNDLLDTSRAGYLAAFSASSYSLVSLVKQFGANINSGGAVISLSYLSADRTVPGYGGGMGAAKAALQQDTRTLAFECGRKWNIRVNAISAGPLGSRAAKAIGFIDRMIKYSAHNAPLRQEMEADYVACPAAFLVSPMAAAITGTVVYVDNGLSSMACGIDRLVDGAIDEE, from the coding sequence ATGTTGCCTATTGATTTAACGGGAAAGATAGCGTTTGTCGCCGGAGTCGCGGACGACAACGGTTACGGTTGGGCGATCGCGAAACGGCTTGCGCAAGCGGGTGCAAAAATACTTGTAGGAACTTGGCCCCCCGTGCTTGAAATCTTTACGAAATCGTTGGAAAGAAATAAATTGGATACCAAATTACATGACGGCAAAGAATTAAAAATTACCGAAATATTTCCTCTTGATGCGGTTTTTGATTTTCCGGAAGATGTTCCGCAAGATGTTAAAGAGAACAAAAGGTATGCCGGAATCACAGGGTACACCGTTAGCGAAGTCGCCAAAAAAGTATATGAAAAATATGGGAAAATTGATATATTGGTTCATGCCTTGGCAAACGGGCCTGAAGTCAAAAACGATTTGCTCGATACTTCAAGAGCGGGATATTTGGCGGCGTTTTCAGCGTCGTCTTACTCTTTGGTTTCATTAGTAAAGCAATTCGGCGCGAATATTAACAGCGGCGGTGCGGTGATTTCTCTTTCCTATCTTTCGGCGGACAGAACCGTGCCTGGGTATGGCGGCGGAATGGGCGCGGCGAAAGCGGCGTTGCAGCAAGATACGCGGACTTTAGCGTTTGAATGCGGAAGAAAATGGAATATCCGGGTAAACGCGATTTCTGCGGGACCGCTTGGCAGCAGAGCCGCAAAAGCGATAGGATTTATTGACAGAATGATAAAATATTCGGCGCACAACGCCCCGCTTCGACAGGAAATGGAAGCGGATTACGTTGCGTGTCCTGCGGCGTTTTTAGTATCGCCTATGGCTGCCGCTATAACCGGAACGGTTGTTTATGTAGATAACGGATTGAGTTCTATGGCTTGCGGAATTGACCGTCTGGTCGATGGAGCGATCGACGAAGAATAG
- the metF gene encoding methylenetetrahydrofolate reductase [NAD(P)H] produces MKVIDILNRKKTTLSFEFFPPKTHNGFDNLFETVQKLRYLSPSYVSVTYGAGGSTRENTRNLVGKIQKETGLTAVAHLTCVGHSKSEIRQILENYRAVKIENILALRGDTPKNMPNFAACENGFKFAGELVKFIKDNFSEMGIGVAGFPEGHPSTPNRLTEIDNLKRKVDNGADYVCTQLFFNNDDFYDFCERCEIAQINVPIIAGIMPITSLANMKRIAELSLGARIPAKLLKAVYRATNDDYVEKVGIHWAAQQVNDLIETGVRGIHFYTLNKFEQIHKICESIGLISSEQLEK; encoded by the coding sequence TTGAAAGTAATAGATATTTTAAACCGCAAAAAAACGACGCTGAGTTTTGAGTTTTTTCCGCCTAAAACCCACAACGGATTCGACAACCTTTTTGAAACCGTGCAAAAATTACGTTACTTGTCGCCGTCTTACGTCAGCGTCACTTACGGCGCGGGCGGTTCTACCCGCGAAAATACTCGAAATTTAGTAGGTAAAATTCAAAAAGAAACCGGATTGACCGCTGTAGCCCATTTGACTTGCGTAGGGCATAGCAAGAGCGAAATCCGTCAAATTCTTGAAAATTACCGAGCCGTAAAAATCGAAAACATTCTTGCTTTGCGAGGAGATACGCCTAAAAATATGCCGAATTTTGCCGCTTGTGAAAACGGATTCAAGTTCGCCGGCGAATTGGTGAAATTCATAAAAGATAATTTTTCAGAGATGGGAATAGGAGTCGCGGGGTTTCCTGAAGGACATCCGAGCACTCCGAATCGTTTGACGGAAATTGACAACCTTAAACGAAAAGTCGATAACGGCGCAGATTACGTTTGTACGCAATTATTTTTCAACAACGACGATTTTTACGATTTTTGCGAGCGTTGCGAAATAGCGCAAATTAACGTTCCGATTATCGCGGGAATTATGCCTATTACGTCGCTTGCCAATATGAAAAGAATCGCCGAATTGTCGCTTGGGGCGCGTATTCCGGCAAAACTTCTCAAAGCGGTTTATAGAGCGACAAACGACGATTATGTAGAAAAAGTCGGCATTCATTGGGCGGCGCAGCAGGTTAACGACCTGATTGAAACCGGAGTTCGCGGAATACATTTTTACACGTTGAATAAATTTGAGCAAATTCACAAAATTTGTGAGTCAATCGGACTTATTTCCTCCGAACAATTGGAAAAATAA